The proteins below are encoded in one region of Anguilla anguilla isolate fAngAng1 chromosome 3, fAngAng1.pri, whole genome shotgun sequence:
- the LOC118222780 gene encoding nuclear receptor subfamily 4 group A member 2-like: MPCVQAQYGSSPQGASPASQSYSYHTTGEYSCDFLTPEFVKFSMDLTNTEITATTSLPSFSTFMDNYNSSYDVKPPCLYQMPHSGEQSSIKVEDIHVHGYHQQSHLPSQSEEMLSHSGPLYYKSSSPHTPATANFQVQPSHMWDDSGSIHSFHQNYVATTHIIEQRKNPVSRLSFFSFKQSPPGTPVSSCQMRFDGPLHVSINSDSPGAHRGLDSQSFSVPSAIRKQAGIGFPHPLHFGHGHQLMDSQIPSPQPRGSPSNEGLCAVCGDNAACQHYGVRTCEGCKGFFKRTVQKNAKYVCLANKNCPVDKRRRNRCQYCRFQKCLVVGMVKEVVRTASLKGRRGRLPSKPKSPQEPQPPSPVSLIGALVRAHVESNPSMSGLDYSKFQANPDYQMTGDDTQHIQQFYDLLTGSMEIIRGWAEKMPGFADLPKHDQDLLFESAFLELFVLRLAYRSNPAEGKLIFCNGVVLHRLQCVRGFGEWIDSIVEFSSNLQSMNIDISSFSCIAALAMVTERHGLKEPKRVEDLQNKIVNCLKDQVAFNCGGLIRPNYLSKLLGKLPELRTLCTQGLQRIFYLKLEDLVPPPAIIDKLFLDTLPF, from the exons ATGCCCTGCGTTCAGGCTCAGTATGGGTCATCACCGCAAGGAGCGAGTCCCGCTTCTCAGAGCTACAGCTACCACACCACTGGAGAGTACAGCTGTGATTTCCTAACGCCCGAGTTTGTTAAGTTTAGCATGGACCTAACCAACACCGAGATCACAGCCACCACCTCTCTTCCAAGTTTCAGCACgttcatggacaactacaacaGCAGTTACGACGTGAAGCCCCCTTGCCTGTATCAGATGCCCCATTCTGGAGAACAGTCCTCCATCAAAGTGGAGGATATCCATGTGCACGGCTACCACCAACAGAGTCATCTGCCATctcagtctgaagagatgttgTCCCATTCTGGGCCATTATACTACAAGTCGTCTTCGCCCCACACTCCAGCAACAGCAAACTTCCAGGTTCAGCCCAGCCATATGTGGGATGACTCTGGGTCCATTCACAGTTTCCATCAGAACTATGTAGCGACTACACACATCATAGAACAGCGCAAGAATCCGGTGTCCAGGCTATCGTTTTTCTCCTTCAAACAGTCTCCTCCTGGAACCCCAGTGTCCAGTTGCCAGATGAGATTTGACGGACCTCTTCACGTGTCAATTAACTCTGATAGCCCAGGAGCTCATCGGGGCCTTGACAGTCAGAGTTTCAGTGTGCCCAGTGCTATCAGAAAGCAGGCAGGAATAGGATTTCCTCACCCCCTTCATTTTGGACATGGACACCAGTTAATGGACAGCCAAATTCCATCACCTCAACCGAGAGGATCGCCTTCTAACGAGGGGCTGTGCGCTGTTTGCGGGGACAATGCCGCGTGCCAACATTATGGAGTCCGTACCTGCGAGGGCTGCAAAGGATTCTTTAAG cgCACTGTTCAGAAAAATGCCAAATATGTGTGTTTGGCTAACAAAAACTGTCCAGTTGATAAACGGCGCAGAAACAGATGCCAATATTGTCGTTTCCAAAAGTGCCTTGTTGTTGGGATGGTGAAAGAAG tcGTTCGGACTGCCAGTTTAAAGGGTCGCAGAGGTCGTCTCCCATCTAAACCTAAAAGTCCTCAGGAGCCCCAACCTCCCTCGCCAGTTAGTCTCATTGGCGCTCTAGTGAGGGCCCACGTGGAATCAAATCCATCTATGTCAGGCTTGGACTACTCAAAA TTCCAGGCTAACCCTGACTACCAAATGACTGGAGATGACACCCAGCACATCCAACAATTCTATGATCTCCTGACGGGATCCATGGAGATTATCCGAGGTTGGGCGGAAAAGATGCCGGGGTTTGCTGATCTCCCCAAACACGACCAGGATCTCCTCTTTGAATCCGCTTTCCTGGAACTTTTTGTTCTACGACTGGCATATAG gtcCAACCCAGCGGAAGGTAAACTCATTTTTTGCAACGGAGTGGTTCTGCACAGGCTCCAGTGCGTCCGAGGGTTCGGGGAATGGATTGACTCCATTGTGGAGTTTTCTTCCAACCTCCAGAGCATGAATATAGACATTTCATCGTTCTCGTGCATAGCTGCCCTTGCCATGGTAACAG AGAGACATGGACTAAAGGAGCCCAAGAGGGTAGAAGATCTTCAAAACAAGATTGTAAATTGTCTAAAAGACCAAGTGGCATTTAATTGTGGTGGTCTGATTCGCCCAAACTACTTATcaaaactgttggggaaacTCCCTGAACTTCGCACTCTATGCACACAAGGTCTACAGCGTATCTTTTACCTGAAGCTTGAAGACTTGGTTCCACCACCAGCAATAATTGACAAACTGTTTCTAGACAcattgcctttttaa